In one window of Parachlamydia acanthamoebae DNA:
- the coaE gene encoding dephospho-CoA kinase (Dephospho-CoA kinase (CoaE) performs the final step in coenzyme A biosynthesis.), with the protein MLKYRKIAVTGGLSSGKSSVCRFFKDLGAYVVSADLIVHQLLSPETAPGQKVIHLLGEEILVDRQIDRSKVAQKVFNNPELLKSLEKILHPAVWDEIERSYQTAYREQNTSLFVAEIPLLFEAGAENIYDSTIAILADPKVSQQHFMDATGLDAIAYEKRMAQQLSPYEKAHRADYVIINNGNLVDVQEMVKILFDQLTQ; encoded by the coding sequence ATGTTAAAATATAGAAAAATAGCTGTAACAGGCGGTCTTTCTTCTGGCAAATCATCGGTTTGTCGTTTCTTTAAGGACCTCGGTGCATATGTGGTCAGCGCCGATTTAATTGTCCATCAACTTCTATCTCCAGAAACAGCCCCAGGTCAAAAAGTAATTCATCTTTTGGGGGAGGAGATCTTAGTTGATCGCCAGATCGATCGTTCTAAAGTCGCCCAAAAGGTTTTTAATAATCCGGAGCTTTTAAAATCATTAGAAAAAATTTTGCACCCAGCTGTGTGGGATGAAATCGAAAGAAGCTATCAAACTGCCTACCGCGAACAGAACACTTCCCTCTTTGTGGCAGAGATCCCTTTACTTTTCGAAGCTGGAGCCGAAAACATATACGACAGCACAATTGCTATTCTGGCCGATCCCAAAGTATCACAGCAACATTTTATGGATGCAACAGGTTTAGATGCCATCGCCTATGAAAAACGGATGGCCCAACAGCTGTCTCCCTACGAGAAAGCACACAGAGCTGATTATGTGATTATCAACAACGGCAATCTGGTTGATGTGCAGGAGATGGTAAAAATACTTTTTGATCAATTAACTCAATAA
- the rho gene encoding transcription termination factor Rho, giving the protein MNIDQLNQYGKKIGLKHLGSLTKSQMVFEIVKAISENPNEILYGEGVLEVLPDGFGFLRSTNYNYLPSAEDIYVSPAQIRRFDLKKGDTVCGTIRPPKDKEKYFALLKVDKINGKSPEKARERILFENLTPLYPNERMVMETTKDKLSTRVLDLAAPIGKGQRGLIVAPPRSGKTMVLQAMANAIAINNPEIVLIVLLIDERPEEVTDMQRIVKGEVISSTFDEPPERHVQVAEMAIEKARRLVEHGRDVVILLDSITRLARAYNTIQPHSGKILTGGIDANALHKPKRFFGAARNIEQGGSLTIIATALIETGSRMDEVIFEEFKGTGNMELVLDRRLADRRLYPAIDLIKSGTRKEELLYHPNELEKIYLLRQAVADLAAVDAMNLLLGRLKKTNSNVEFLLSMKE; this is encoded by the coding sequence ATGAATATCGATCAGCTTAATCAATATGGTAAGAAAATTGGATTAAAGCATTTAGGTTCTTTGACAAAATCTCAAATGGTTTTCGAGATTGTAAAAGCAATTTCTGAAAATCCCAATGAGATTCTTTATGGCGAAGGAGTCTTGGAAGTTCTACCAGATGGTTTCGGATTTCTTCGTTCAACAAACTACAACTATCTTCCATCTGCAGAAGATATCTACGTTTCACCCGCACAAATCCGCCGTTTTGACTTGAAAAAAGGGGATACTGTTTGCGGAACAATTCGTCCTCCAAAAGATAAAGAAAAATACTTTGCGCTTCTAAAAGTTGATAAAATCAACGGAAAGTCCCCAGAAAAAGCACGTGAAAGAATTTTATTTGAAAACTTGACACCGCTTTATCCAAATGAGCGTATGGTGATGGAGACGACTAAAGACAAGCTTTCTACTCGAGTGCTTGATCTCGCTGCACCAATCGGTAAAGGGCAGCGTGGACTTATTGTTGCGCCTCCTCGTTCCGGAAAAACGATGGTGCTGCAAGCCATGGCGAATGCGATTGCTATAAATAATCCTGAAATTGTGCTTATCGTGCTGTTGATTGACGAACGCCCTGAAGAAGTGACGGATATGCAACGGATCGTGAAAGGTGAAGTCATTTCGTCTACCTTTGATGAACCTCCTGAAAGACACGTGCAAGTTGCTGAAATGGCCATTGAAAAAGCCAGAAGACTTGTTGAGCATGGTCGGGATGTTGTGATTCTTTTGGATTCGATTACTCGCTTGGCGAGAGCTTACAACACCATTCAGCCGCACTCCGGAAAGATCTTGACAGGTGGTATCGATGCGAATGCTCTTCATAAACCTAAACGATTCTTTGGAGCTGCTAGAAACATTGAGCAGGGTGGATCTTTAACAATCATCGCAACGGCTCTAATTGAAACAGGTTCTCGTATGGATGAAGTGATCTTTGAAGAATTCAAAGGCACAGGTAACATGGAGCTCGTCCTAGATCGTCGTCTAGCTGATCGTCGTCTTTATCCTGCAATTGATCTAATTAAGAGTGGAACACGTAAAGAAGAGCTTCTTTACCATCCAAACGAATTAGAGAAAATCTATTTATTGCGTCAAGCTGTTGCAGATTTAGCTGCAGTCGATGCGATGAATTTATTGCTCGGACGCCTAAAGAAAACAAATAGCAACGTCGAATTCCTTCTTTCAATGAAAGAGTAA
- a CDS encoding PepSY domain-containing protein, translating into MRSFVIAGLFGAFVIGAWWFWNYHEDMRNLVTQYVENGEIVTLEARFTPQQIMDLHRAELLGDDQRAFKDPALKFHPYLFMEVKFTQPDKKSREGVVLWSLVEGEMVMNTQTWEKTHGFEDSINAGATREDFKVMNALAQNRGSMSREKLRQVLNLEEEIIEPWIDSARQKHLIIQRGNDLQLHFQNPKILVSPQTKIFHRLVTKPYDHTQRVSRKYSQRQVEKIAQAAFGQDFAIRTVKEVYLPVYRIEVANPDGSVMTSYWNALTGQQLQTSYLADAA; encoded by the coding sequence ATGCGTTCATTTGTAATAGCAGGACTTTTTGGAGCGTTCGTAATCGGAGCTTGGTGGTTTTGGAATTACCATGAAGATATGCGCAATTTAGTGACCCAATATGTCGAAAATGGGGAAATTGTGACATTAGAAGCCCGTTTTACTCCTCAGCAAATTATGGATTTACATCGTGCTGAGCTATTAGGTGACGATCAAAGGGCATTCAAAGATCCCGCTTTAAAATTTCATCCTTACTTATTTATGGAAGTCAAATTCACGCAGCCCGACAAAAAATCGCGGGAAGGTGTGGTCCTGTGGAGTCTCGTAGAAGGCGAAATGGTCATGAATACGCAAACGTGGGAAAAAACACATGGGTTTGAAGATTCGATTAATGCGGGAGCAACGCGCGAAGATTTCAAGGTGATGAATGCTCTCGCACAAAACAGAGGCTCCATGTCTCGTGAAAAGCTGCGACAAGTTTTAAATTTAGAGGAAGAAATCATAGAGCCGTGGATCGATAGTGCACGCCAAAAGCATCTTATCATTCAACGTGGAAATGATCTGCAATTGCATTTTCAAAATCCCAAAATTTTAGTATCTCCTCAGACAAAAATTTTCCATCGTCTCGTGACAAAGCCCTATGATCATACGCAGCGTGTCAGTCGCAAATATAGTCAAAGGCAAGTGGAAAAGATTGCTCAAGCTGCATTTGGACAAGACTTTGCAATTCGTACGGTTAAAGAAGTGTATCTCCCTGTCTATCGTATTGAAGTCGCGAATCCGGATGGCTCAGTTATGACCTCTTATTGGAATGCTTTAACAGGTCAGCAGCTTCAGACATCTTATTTGGCAGATGCTGCCTAA
- a CDS encoding protein-tyrosine phosphatase family protein — MQFPGFPPNPLSPSSTRPPYQPEAQNPIPHQILQSISVPSSASNKTFRATKRKWDEHQPSFSSKAPGTETKEQLIENKIDDFFRKMNSYLENMEKLTPQQFEQFCRAFIFVCSYFKRSNVLVFDKKFDEFLSFESLKRLPDFFQKFLIRVPNHIPLFKFSRAVPLEVIKRFVDLNYRINLSQIQENEYADYMIHCNGKVFQLYSVVLQRDFKTTDILSKLDELNDNIPFILELLLTASLSDTPTVLNALNPEQLTDYIRAAILLNYQKGLHHLAKYCSETAFNLSLLENFVEMQKSGPAPQSDLVDRLFSNAIDRQITQCLASFLNNPLSRKNHVDLLEKYGFLLKNLRIALKSGVHKNISILFPNLESLTFTKKTSDKWKTMITAATLPNLKKFHLTFVSNWVDLSLFEKMPQLEKIVITVNRKSSVAPFTRPKLMTNLRELTFHDVSDKEKERSEGILSPKALKSIASLPKLENLGLENIDLIDAFALVQILDSKTLKKINLKKCSFCFQPFKNSTLIPFKSFSYELMTLQNRFQRVEILREETKNLNKMLFLLVLKTSLRQAMEVTQENQITTLSEEDAEELVRKLSYSEVLNTHEGTANYTRNRYGNVVPYIYNSLTPKLRFYLNASPIRGIDERNRYAAQGPLPVTQGDFWSGALQVETSLIVMLTACSEGSIVKCEPYWPTNKGEVFSFIDQRSQKIHIELIEEIPIRTGLEFRNFLVRCEDTSQEQMIGHLHVTDWQDHEGRTNEQLHDLVCRIIAWENTLPNSSTLIHCSAGIGRTGLVFLCLAIEKSIQQLTQVDKVHPRKIKFNVEKALKALRVQRDGMVATYQQLISAVNYFNYRINQIASE, encoded by the coding sequence ATGCAATTCCCAGGTTTCCCACCAAATCCTCTAAGCCCTTCGTCTACACGCCCCCCCTATCAACCAGAGGCTCAGAACCCTATCCCCCATCAAATATTACAAAGTATCTCAGTTCCATCAAGCGCAAGTAACAAAACCTTCCGAGCAACAAAAAGAAAATGGGATGAACACCAACCATCTTTTTCATCAAAGGCTCCAGGTACAGAAACGAAAGAACAATTGATTGAAAACAAAATCGACGATTTTTTTAGGAAAATGAATAGCTATTTAGAAAATATGGAAAAACTCACCCCTCAACAGTTTGAGCAATTTTGTCGGGCTTTCATCTTCGTATGCTCTTATTTCAAGAGATCTAATGTACTTGTATTTGATAAAAAATTTGATGAATTTCTGAGCTTTGAATCCTTAAAAAGGTTACCAGATTTTTTCCAAAAATTTTTGATACGCGTGCCCAACCATATCCCTCTTTTTAAATTCTCTCGTGCTGTGCCTCTTGAAGTCATCAAAAGATTCGTGGATCTCAACTATCGGATAAATTTAAGTCAAATCCAGGAGAATGAATATGCCGATTACATGATTCATTGTAATGGCAAAGTTTTTCAACTCTATTCTGTGGTACTTCAAAGAGATTTTAAAACAACTGACATTCTCTCAAAATTAGATGAATTGAATGATAACATCCCTTTTATTTTGGAGTTGCTATTAACAGCATCATTATCCGATACGCCAACAGTCTTGAACGCCCTTAATCCTGAACAACTCACAGATTATATCCGGGCGGCTATCCTATTGAATTATCAAAAAGGACTCCATCATCTTGCTAAATACTGCTCTGAGACAGCGTTTAATCTCAGTTTATTAGAAAACTTCGTCGAGATGCAAAAAAGCGGTCCAGCTCCTCAAAGCGATCTCGTGGACAGACTATTTTCCAATGCTATTGATCGACAAATCACCCAATGTTTAGCAAGTTTTTTGAATAACCCTTTGTCTCGAAAGAATCACGTCGATTTATTAGAAAAATATGGTTTTCTTTTAAAAAATTTACGCATTGCATTGAAATCGGGCGTGCACAAAAATATCTCAATATTGTTTCCTAACTTGGAATCCCTGACATTTACGAAAAAAACCTCCGATAAATGGAAAACGATGATAACTGCTGCCACTTTACCCAATCTTAAGAAATTTCATCTTACCTTTGTCTCTAATTGGGTCGATTTATCTTTGTTTGAAAAAATGCCGCAGCTAGAAAAAATTGTGATCACAGTCAATCGAAAGAGCTCCGTAGCCCCCTTTACACGCCCGAAATTGATGACAAATTTAAGGGAATTGACATTCCATGATGTTTCTGATAAGGAAAAAGAACGCTCAGAAGGGATCTTGTCTCCTAAGGCTTTAAAATCCATCGCTAGTCTACCGAAATTAGAAAATTTAGGACTTGAAAACATCGATTTGATTGATGCTTTTGCTTTGGTCCAGATTTTGGATTCCAAAACATTAAAGAAAATCAATCTCAAAAAATGTTCATTTTGTTTTCAGCCCTTTAAAAATTCAACGCTCATTCCTTTTAAATCCTTCAGCTATGAGCTTATGACTCTGCAAAATAGATTCCAGCGGGTTGAGATCTTGCGAGAAGAAACCAAAAATCTCAATAAAATGCTGTTTCTTCTAGTTCTAAAGACTTCTCTTCGTCAGGCTATGGAAGTCACTCAAGAAAATCAAATAACAACGCTGTCAGAAGAAGACGCAGAAGAGCTTGTCAGAAAGCTCTCTTACAGTGAAGTTTTGAATACGCACGAAGGAACTGCCAATTATACACGCAATCGCTACGGAAATGTTGTCCCTTATATATACAATTCTTTGACACCAAAACTTCGCTTTTATTTGAATGCGAGCCCTATCAGAGGAATTGATGAAAGGAATCGATATGCTGCTCAAGGTCCCTTACCGGTTACTCAAGGAGACTTTTGGAGTGGGGCATTGCAAGTTGAAACTTCTCTTATCGTGATGCTAACAGCTTGTTCAGAAGGCTCTATTGTGAAATGTGAACCTTATTGGCCTACTAACAAGGGAGAAGTATTCTCTTTCATAGATCAACGCTCGCAAAAAATCCATATAGAATTGATAGAAGAAATTCCCATTAGAACCGGACTAGAATTTAGAAACTTTTTGGTGCGGTGCGAAGATACCTCTCAGGAACAAATGATTGGACATCTGCATGTGACCGATTGGCAAGATCATGAAGGAAGAACAAATGAACAGTTGCATGATCTTGTCTGCAGAATCATCGCATGGGAAAATACCTTACCCAACTCTTCAACTTTGATCCACTGTAGTGCTGGAATTGGAAGGACTGGACTCGTCTTTCTTTGTCTTGCCATTGAAAAATCGATTCAGCAGTTGACCCAGGTTGATAAAGTCCACCCTCGCAAGATCAAATTTAATGTAGAAAAAGCTTTGAAGGCGCTTCGCGTGCAGCGTGATGGAATGGTCGCGACATATCAACAGCTGATTTCTGCGGTCAATTATTTTAATTACAGAATCAATCAAATTGCTTCTGAATGA
- the trxA gene encoding thioredoxin, with product MNYKNYFSALFLLLSAACFANEDIKTNSENSSKVFYLEEKLVSKEISVDELNDENFSSKIEEGYVLVDFFAPWCGPCRSFGPIFVKVAQDMQGIATFYKLNVDNASKTTSEYQVKSIPTIVLFRDGKEISRHVGSLTEEGLKEFVESNL from the coding sequence ATGAATTATAAAAACTACTTTTCTGCATTATTTCTATTATTAAGTGCAGCTTGCTTTGCAAATGAAGATATTAAAACCAATTCTGAAAATTCATCTAAAGTTTTTTATCTCGAAGAAAAACTTGTAAGCAAGGAAATTTCTGTCGATGAACTCAATGATGAAAATTTTTCTTCCAAGATTGAAGAAGGATATGTTTTAGTCGACTTTTTTGCTCCTTGGTGTGGACCTTGCCGTTCTTTTGGTCCTATTTTCGTAAAAGTCGCTCAAGACATGCAAGGCATAGCCACATTTTATAAGCTCAACGTAGATAATGCTTCAAAGACCACCTCGGAGTATCAGGTTAAATCAATTCCAACCATTGTGCTTTTTCGAGATGGGAAAGAGATTTCACGTCACGTCGGCTCGCTAACTGAAGAAGGCCTCAAAGAATTTGTTGAATCAAATCTTTAA
- a CDS encoding protein-tyrosine phosphatase family protein has protein sequence MQFPSTEGLLPLPNSSFYTIPSTHTNPTPSQLANIFLPVPRSSNKTFRARRAHESYPLTKAPSDDEVNIFFKKFNHILENIEEYDPKILGPVYKKFSQILLYFRNSNSLVFDKKFDEFLSFTALKKFPAALKKTLELIPPYEPLFVFTHAVPSDVLKEFVDHHFSVNISGVNTAEYADYSITCNNKVFHLYSIILQRDFKAADIPAKLDEINKRDPLILELLLEHSCCCESANLQQLQPEQLKSYIRASILLDFQKELSHLERYCSDSKYHPELLQIFIDLYHDDVCQNSEIVSNAIEDLISKCLAKLLKNPIKYTQSHIPVLEKYGSYLKHLRVDLKCSIYKFLPSLFPNLESLMLTTCFDDKWKKLLKDGQLSNLREIHVDFEFSSFHLSLFENMPQLEKIEIVVRRGSSIRPFLKPELMGNLKTLGFLYYTDEDGECSKSILPPLTLKSIARLPTLENLGLESIEFIDFFALREILQSKTLKTINIQSCRYCFQFPPSPKPLAFDFKYDLFGLQSRFKRIKIIREGKGKAFLQTLNTPLSQSIELSNQNPTLITTEQEAIRLLEKVSFKRFLNVQEALINRSLNRYPDIMPYDYNSISQEIGFYLNGSRIDGIDKRIRYATQGPLITTQGDFWSAALKVKTSLIVMATDFSEGSTVKCVRYWPTQKEQKGLFEDQLSQSIDVELLSEILMPGLELREFSVKCEQTSQEQRIKHLHIKDWQDHRGRTSTQLHNLINHIIELENLSPENSTLIHCSAGVGRTGLVLLCLAIEKSIQDLAENFLINPREFRFNAEKALRALRIQRAEMITTPEQLISAIDYFNYRIDQICAAQQND, from the coding sequence ATGCAATTTCCAAGCACTGAAGGCCTTCTTCCTCTTCCTAATAGCTCTTTTTATACTATTCCTAGCACTCACACAAATCCTACACCTTCACAATTAGCAAATATTTTTCTTCCTGTTCCTCGAAGCTCCAACAAAACTTTTCGAGCAAGAAGAGCACATGAAAGCTACCCTCTCACCAAGGCTCCAAGCGATGATGAGGTGAATATTTTTTTTAAGAAATTTAATCACATCTTAGAAAATATAGAGGAATATGATCCCAAAATTCTGGGACCCGTTTACAAAAAATTTTCACAAATACTTCTCTATTTCCGAAATTCCAACAGCCTTGTCTTTGATAAAAAGTTTGATGAATTTCTTAGCTTCACCGCACTAAAAAAATTCCCCGCGGCCTTAAAAAAAACACTGGAACTAATCCCCCCTTATGAGCCTTTATTTGTATTCACACATGCAGTTCCTTCTGATGTATTAAAAGAATTTGTGGATCATCATTTCAGTGTCAACATCAGTGGGGTGAATACAGCCGAATATGCCGATTATAGCATTACCTGCAACAATAAGGTTTTCCATCTCTATTCCATAATCCTCCAAAGGGATTTTAAAGCAGCTGACATCCCGGCAAAATTAGATGAAATTAACAAAAGAGATCCACTTATCTTAGAATTATTGTTAGAACACTCGTGTTGTTGCGAATCGGCTAATTTGCAACAACTCCAACCTGAACAGCTTAAATCCTATATCAGGGCATCGATTCTTTTAGATTTCCAAAAAGAGCTTAGTCATCTAGAACGTTACTGCTCGGATTCAAAATATCATCCTGAGTTATTACAAATCTTTATCGATCTCTACCATGATGACGTCTGTCAAAATAGTGAAATCGTATCAAATGCTATAGAGGATCTGATTTCCAAATGCTTAGCAAAGCTTCTTAAAAATCCCATAAAATACACGCAAAGTCATATCCCAGTTTTGGAAAAATACGGCTCTTATTTAAAACATTTGAGAGTTGATCTGAAGTGCTCCATATATAAATTTCTTCCCTCTCTTTTTCCTAACTTGGAATCATTGATGTTAACAACTTGCTTCGATGACAAATGGAAAAAATTGCTTAAAGATGGTCAACTCTCTAACCTTAGGGAGATTCACGTAGACTTTGAGTTCTCCTCCTTTCATTTGTCCTTATTTGAAAACATGCCTCAACTGGAAAAGATAGAGATTGTTGTACGCAGAGGATCTTCAATCCGCCCCTTTCTAAAACCTGAATTGATGGGAAATCTAAAAACGCTAGGTTTTCTGTATTATACAGATGAAGACGGGGAATGCTCGAAAAGCATCTTGCCTCCCTTAACTTTAAAATCTATTGCAAGATTACCAACATTAGAAAATCTAGGGCTCGAATCAATCGAATTCATCGATTTCTTTGCTTTGAGAGAGATTTTGCAATCCAAAACGCTAAAAACAATCAATATTCAATCTTGTAGATATTGCTTTCAATTTCCACCTAGTCCAAAGCCCCTTGCTTTTGACTTCAAATATGATCTTTTTGGTTTACAAAGCCGCTTTAAGCGCATAAAGATTATACGGGAAGGCAAGGGCAAAGCCTTTCTCCAAACTCTAAATACCCCATTATCCCAAAGTATTGAATTAAGTAATCAAAATCCTACACTAATCACGACAGAACAGGAAGCGATTAGGCTTTTGGAAAAGGTATCTTTCAAGCGATTCTTGAATGTTCAAGAAGCCCTAATCAATCGTTCCCTCAATCGTTATCCAGACATAATGCCCTATGACTACAATTCTATTTCGCAAGAAATTGGATTTTACTTAAATGGAAGTCGCATTGATGGAATCGATAAAAGAATACGTTATGCGACACAAGGTCCCTTAATCACTACTCAAGGAGATTTTTGGAGCGCAGCTTTAAAGGTCAAGACTTCTCTTATCGTAATGGCGACAGATTTTTCAGAGGGATCAACTGTAAAATGCGTACGTTATTGGCCTACTCAGAAAGAGCAAAAAGGGCTCTTCGAAGATCAACTTTCTCAATCAATAGATGTCGAACTTTTAAGTGAAATTCTGATGCCTGGACTAGAGCTTCGAGAGTTTTCAGTGAAATGTGAACAAACATCTCAAGAACAAAGAATCAAACACCTGCATATCAAAGATTGGCAAGATCATAGGGGAAGGACAAGTACTCAGCTACACAATCTGATTAATCACATCATTGAATTGGAAAACTTGTCACCAGAGAATTCAACTTTGATTCACTGCAGTGCAGGAGTTGGAAGAACAGGTCTCGTTTTGCTGTGTCTTGCGATTGAAAAATCCATTCAGGATTTAGCTGAAAATTTTCTAATCAATCCTCGCGAATTTAGATTTAATGCGGAAAAAGCTTTACGGGCACTGCGAATTCAGCGAGCAGAAATGATTACCACTCCAGAACAATTGATTTCCGCGATAGATTATTTTAATTATAGAATTGATCAGATTTGCGCAGCTCAACAAAACGATTGA
- a CDS encoding thioredoxin family protein, whose amino-acid sequence MDKSWLFALLLLLSVNDLKAESPYQSNNFLVEEITEENFYSKTQERPTLIDFYAPWCGSCIIFEPTFVKIAQEMRERVIFYKVNIDTSWNLLEQYEIVSIPTLIFFKDGREINRHEGELPENSLKAFIYSNL is encoded by the coding sequence ATGGACAAGTCTTGGCTCTTTGCCCTCCTCTTATTGCTCTCTGTTAATGACCTAAAAGCAGAGTCTCCCTACCAAAGCAACAATTTTTTGGTAGAAGAAATTACCGAAGAAAATTTTTATTCAAAAACTCAAGAGAGACCCACTTTGATCGATTTTTATGCCCCATGGTGCGGATCTTGTATAATTTTTGAACCTACTTTTGTAAAGATTGCTCAGGAGATGCGTGAAAGGGTCATTTTTTATAAAGTTAATATCGACACTTCCTGGAATCTTTTGGAGCAGTACGAAATCGTTTCCATCCCTACTTTAATTTTCTTTAAAGATGGCCGCGAAATCAACCGCCATGAAGGTGAATTACCCGAGAATTCTTTAAAAGCATTTATCTATTCAAATCTGTAG
- the obgE gene encoding GTPase ObgE — protein sequence MFFDRVVVDISAGKGGNGVIAWRREKYIPKGGPCGGNGGNGGSVILEADIQLSSLEWFRNRRILKAENGVQGGANCRKGRNGQDLVLKVPCGTLVKDTQTGEVLYDLKENGQKVVLCKGGKGGRGNDSFKTPTNRAPNICTEGLKGEACEIEFELKLIADVGLVGYPNAGKSTLISTLTYLRVKIAPYPFTTLHPNIGYIQLPDYKRIFIADIPGIIENAHENRGLGFEFLRHIERTKLLLFVLDASGIDGRNPSDDYRVLRQELEAYNPELLERPFLVILNKIDALESEEHIKQFRSDYTLPSNVLFEISATEKLGLAELKEAIVEQVSSLDSEE from the coding sequence ATGTTTTTTGATCGTGTTGTTGTCGATATTTCTGCAGGCAAAGGTGGCAACGGCGTTATCGCTTGGCGCAGAGAAAAATATATTCCAAAAGGCGGACCTTGCGGCGGAAATGGCGGCAACGGGGGCTCAGTCATTTTAGAAGCAGACATTCAATTGTCATCGCTAGAATGGTTTCGCAATAGACGTATTCTAAAAGCCGAAAATGGAGTCCAAGGCGGAGCAAATTGCCGAAAAGGACGTAACGGCCAAGACCTTGTTCTTAAAGTCCCTTGCGGAACACTTGTAAAGGATACTCAAACAGGTGAAGTTTTGTACGACCTCAAAGAAAATGGGCAAAAAGTTGTATTGTGCAAAGGTGGAAAAGGCGGACGTGGAAACGACAGCTTTAAAACGCCAACGAATCGCGCCCCAAACATCTGTACAGAAGGCCTAAAAGGCGAAGCTTGTGAGATTGAGTTTGAACTTAAGCTCATTGCGGATGTTGGTCTCGTCGGATACCCTAACGCAGGAAAATCCACACTGATTTCTACGCTAACCTATTTACGTGTAAAAATTGCTCCTTATCCATTTACAACCCTTCATCCAAATATTGGTTACATTCAACTCCCCGATTACAAACGTATTTTTATCGCGGACATTCCGGGCATCATTGAAAATGCTCACGAAAACCGCGGATTAGGTTTTGAATTTTTACGCCATATTGAACGCACCAAATTATTGCTTTTTGTCTTAGATGCCTCGGGTATTGATGGGCGAAATCCTTCCGATGACTACCGCGTCCTACGACAAGAGCTGGAAGCTTACAATCCGGAGCTACTTGAGAGACCTTTCTTGGTCATTCTTAACAAGATTGATGCTCTAGAATCTGAAGAACACATCAAACAATTCCGCAGCGATTATACCTTGCCTTCAAACGTTCTTTTCGAAATTTCTGCAACTGAGAAATTAGGACTTGCAGAACTTAAAGAAGCCATTGTCGAACAAGTGTCTTCATTAGATTCAGAAGAGTAA
- the rpmA gene encoding 50S ribosomal protein L27 encodes MAHKKGQGSTRNGRDSHSKRLGVKVGSGQLVKAGSILVRQRGTKWHPSKNVARAKDDSLFALVDGIVTFRKTFKTFVSIETGA; translated from the coding sequence ATGGCACATAAGAAAGGGCAGGGGTCAACCCGTAACGGACGCGATTCTCACTCAAAGCGTCTTGGAGTTAAAGTTGGATCTGGTCAGCTTGTTAAAGCAGGCAGCATTCTAGTTAGACAAAGAGGAACTAAATGGCACCCAAGCAAAAACGTCGCTCGAGCTAAAGACGACTCTTTATTTGCACTTGTCGATGGAATCGTGACATTTCGAAAGACTTTTAAAACGTTTGTTTCTATCGAAACTGGCGCCTAA
- the rplU gene encoding 50S ribosomal protein L21 translates to MYAIIKTGGKQYRVAKDATIDVELLDATPGSVVEFREVLLVNDGASTTVGQPHVSNYLVKGEYLETVLGDKVVSVKYKKRQNQRRKFGHRQKYARIRITEIAAV, encoded by the coding sequence ATGTACGCAATTATTAAAACCGGCGGAAAACAATATCGAGTTGCCAAAGACGCTACAATCGATGTTGAACTGCTCGATGCAACTCCAGGAAGTGTTGTAGAATTTCGAGAAGTTCTACTTGTGAACGATGGCGCTTCTACAACGGTTGGCCAACCACACGTTTCCAATTACCTAGTAAAAGGCGAATACCTTGAAACAGTATTGGGTGATAAAGTTGTGAGTGTTAAATACAAAAAGCGCCAAAACCAGAGAAGAAAGTTTGGCCATAGACAAAAATATGCACGCATTCGCATTACCGAGATTGCAGCAGTTTAA